Proteins encoded by one window of Agelaius phoeniceus isolate bAgePho1 chromosome 5, bAgePho1.hap1, whole genome shotgun sequence:
- the MIOX gene encoding inositol oxygenase: MGPLSRSGPLSLSLSLCRGAHAGPPEPPSPQDPDSSAEPQPGEAKSELRNYTEGKLIDRVFNTYRLMHTHQTVEFVRRKSAQYGSCSQRRMSVMEALELLDQLVDESDPDVDFPNSFHAFQTAEGIRRAHPDKDWFHLVGLLHDLGKVLVLFGEPQWAVVGDTFPVGCKVQKSVVYGDSTFHENPDTRDPRYSTEYGMYQPGCGLDNVLMSWGHDEYMYQVMKFNNFALPKEAFYMVRFHSFYPWHAHGDYGHLCSEEDRRMLPWLRELNKFDLYTKQEELPDVQQLRAYYQGLIDKYCPGQLCW; encoded by the exons ATGGGGCCCCTGAGCCGCTCcggtcccctgtccctgtccctgtccctgtgccgcGGTGCCCACGCGGGTCCCCCTGAGCCCCCGTCCCCGCAGGACCCCGACAGCTCCGCGGAGCCCCAGCCCGGCGAGGCCAAGAGCGAGCTCCGCAACTACACC GAGGGGAAGCTGATCGACCGCGTGTTCAACACCTACCGGCTCATGCACACGCACCAGACCGTGGAGTTCGTCCGCAGGAAG AGCGCCCAGTACGGCTCCTGCTCGCAGCGGAGGATGAGCGTGATGGAGGCGCTGGAGCTGCTGGACCAGCTCGTGGACGAGTCGGACCCCGACGTGGATTTCCCCAACTCCTTCCACGCCTTCCAGACGGCCGAGGGGATCCGCCGGGCGCACCCCGACAAAG ACTGGTTCCACCTCGTGGGGCTCCTGCACGACCTGGGCAAGGTGCTGGTGCTGTTCGGGGAGCCCCAG TGGGCCGTGGTCGGGGACACGTTCCCGGTGGGCTGCAAGGTGCAGAAGTCGGTGGTGTACGGGGACTCCACCTTCCACGAGAACCCCGACACCAGAGACCCCCGGTACAG cACCGAGTACGGGATGTACCAGCCCGGCTGCGGCCTGGACAACGTCCTCATGTCCTGGGGCCACGATG AGTACATGTACCAAGTGATGAAGTTCAACAACTTCGCCCTGCCCAAGGAG GCCTTCTACATGGTTCGCTTCCACTCCTTCTACCCCTGGCACGCCCACGGTGACTACGGGCACCTGTGCTCGGAGGAGGATCGCCGCATGCTGCCCTGGCTCCGGGAGCTCAA CAAGTTTGACCTGTACACcaagcaggaggagctgcccgACGTGCAGCAGCTCCGCGCTTACTACCAGGGCCTCATCGACAAATACTGCccggggcagctctgctggtga